The Deferribacter desulfuricans SSM1 genome contains a region encoding:
- a CDS encoding single-stranded-DNA-specific exonuclease RecJ, with protein MDLLKNDINFTLILNKLRQNDISKLNALSKKLNINFLNLLILLLRDYTTVDTIQNSFNDNFYKIIQDLNQISDIQDSANIIIQAIKQNKTILLWGDYDVDGTMGTTILYKYLQAVKRLNLNSKFKVFYHIPDRFAEGYGLNQNMLDKLYNIYKYDVLVTIDSGITNLNEIKHIKQNYNVDTIVIDHHTISDSEIFKYAKVINHRREDDIFFNRYQTPFCGAGLAYLFSLYLNEQLKLLSLNEMDKYSVYAAIATIADVVPLVNYNRVLVRQGFKLLNDNTFLQKEIPQLYYMKDILNIKQINSDEIAFKIAPVLNAVGRLSKANQIVDLFVTNNQRDINSKINYFVTLNNERKSKEKEILELIYGVIDLEKIAKEKRIIAVGNNWHKGVIGIVAGKLANNFNVPTIILSKDNDGTCTASCRSIEGFDLYEAIKRCSFHLEKFGGHEQAAGLTIKYENLKEFVADFTNITSKIPVEISTKKTYETDVLLSPDYFLDVKNILSLHEIEPFGNGFTKPSFGAKGKVVDIQSIGKSNNHYTVRFENFKIKANLFNYYDDINKILNKEIAFTYYPQLDTFKYAYDLRNNGTATLEGYIIIDQIFEKPNYVIQDLNISDKLNNLMEEIQNLDMLIVFK; from the coding sequence ATGGATTTACTCAAGAATGATATTAATTTTACTTTAATTTTAAATAAATTAAGGCAAAATGATATTAGTAAATTAAACGCATTAAGTAAAAAATTAAATATCAATTTTTTAAATTTATTGATTTTGTTATTAAGAGATTATACTACTGTGGATACAATACAAAATAGTTTTAATGATAACTTTTATAAAATAATACAAGATTTAAACCAAATATCAGATATTCAAGACTCCGCTAATATAATTATTCAAGCTATAAAACAAAACAAAACGATTTTGTTATGGGGAGATTATGATGTAGATGGTACTATGGGTACTACTATTTTATATAAGTATTTACAAGCCGTAAAACGATTAAATTTAAATAGTAAATTTAAAGTATTTTATCATATTCCAGATAGATTTGCTGAAGGGTATGGTTTAAATCAAAACATGCTGGATAAATTATATAATATTTATAAATATGATGTTCTTGTCACGATAGACAGTGGTATTACCAATTTAAATGAGATAAAACATATTAAACAGAATTATAATGTAGATACAATTGTAATAGATCATCATACAATTAGTGATAGTGAAATATTTAAATATGCAAAAGTAATAAATCATAGACGTGAAGATGATATTTTCTTTAATCGTTATCAAACTCCTTTTTGTGGGGCTGGCCTGGCTTATTTATTTTCCCTTTATTTAAATGAGCAATTAAAATTATTGAGTTTAAATGAAATGGATAAATATAGTGTTTATGCAGCTATAGCTACTATAGCAGATGTAGTTCCTTTAGTAAATTACAATAGAGTATTGGTTAGACAGGGTTTCAAATTATTAAATGATAATACTTTTTTACAAAAAGAAATCCCTCAATTGTATTATATGAAAGATATTTTAAATATAAAGCAAATTAACTCTGATGAAATAGCGTTTAAAATAGCTCCTGTATTAAATGCTGTAGGACGATTAAGTAAAGCTAACCAAATAGTGGATCTTTTTGTTACTAATAATCAAAGAGATATAAACAGTAAAATTAACTATTTTGTAACTTTAAATAACGAAAGAAAATCCAAAGAGAAGGAAATTCTTGAGTTAATTTATGGAGTTATAGATTTAGAAAAAATAGCTAAAGAAAAGCGTATTATAGCTGTAGGTAATAATTGGCATAAAGGTGTAATTGGTATTGTAGCTGGCAAGTTAGCTAACAATTTTAATGTACCTACAATAATTCTATCAAAAGATAATGATGGAACATGTACAGCATCTTGTCGTAGTATTGAAGGTTTTGACTTATATGAGGCTATTAAAAGATGCAGTTTTCATTTAGAAAAATTTGGCGGTCATGAACAAGCAGCTGGTCTAACAATAAAATATGAAAATCTCAAAGAATTTGTTGCAGATTTTACAAATATAACTTCTAAAATTCCTGTAGAAATAAGTACTAAAAAAACCTATGAAACTGATGTTTTATTATCTCCAGATTATTTTTTAGATGTAAAAAATATTTTAAGTTTACATGAAATAGAACCTTTTGGTAATGGTTTTACAAAACCAAGCTTTGGTGCTAAAGGAAAAGTTGTAGATATACAGTCAATTGGTAAGTCAAACAATCATTATACAGTACGTTTTGAAAACTTTAAAATCAAAGCTAATTTGTTTAATTATTATGATGACATCAATAAAATTTTAAATAAAGAAATAGCTTTTACATATTACCCTCAATTAGATACTTTTAAATATGCATATGATTTACGAAATAATGGAACGGCAACTTTAGAAGGTTATATAATTATAGACCAAATATTTGAAAAACCAAATTATGTAATTCAAGATTTAAATATATCAGATAAATTAAATAATTTAATGGAAGAAATACAAAATTTAGATATGCTTATAGTTTTTAAATAA
- a CDS encoding HU family DNA-binding protein: MKKEEIIALLVERTNMRKKDVKELLNAFEEIVLEGVKEGKKVPLGALGYFKKVERSARTGHNPKTGEKIQIPATVVPKFVPGKKFKEAVK, translated from the coding sequence ATGAAAAAAGAAGAAATAATCGCTCTTTTAGTGGAAAGAACTAACATGAGAAAGAAAGATGTTAAAGAGTTATTAAATGCTTTTGAAGAGATAGTACTTGAAGGTGTAAAAGAAGGCAAAAAAGTTCCGTTGGGTGCTTTGGGATATTTCAAAAAGGTTGAAAGATCTGCTAGGACAGGACATAATCCTAAAACAGGAGAAAAGATTCAGATTCCAGCTACTGTTGTACCTAAATTTGTCCCTGGTAAGAAATTTAAAGAAGCTGTTAAATAA